In the Eptesicus fuscus isolate TK198812 chromosome 22, DD_ASM_mEF_20220401, whole genome shotgun sequence genome, tctctcattgatgtttctaactctctatgtgtctcccttcctctctgtaaaaaatcaataaaatatattttaaaaaacaaacaaacaaaaaaacttgtgtTTACTCTTCCTCCTTTACAGGTCGCCAGCAAAAAAAGAGATAACACTACCTTTGACTTTACCATCAAGAGCTGGGAGCCCTGAATGCTAAAATCCTCATCTGTTCCCTTTTCCTGTAAATAAAGGTCCTTCtgtccactctgcctgcctccttccTTGGGCTTTGGGGTGGAAATCTTGGCGCTAACCCCCAAGGGTTACTGCCAGTTCATCTGGGGATTATTTATACTCTGGGGATCAacaggcagagaggttaagttactAGGAAGAGGTGGGGGAGCTCCCTCCCTTGGTGTTCCCCATCACCCTGCTAATGCCTTTAGTCTCTTCTACTTTCACAGGATACTTAGCCTCAGCCCTGTTTCCAGAtgtggccagacccacccccCCCAGTTTCTACCCACAACCCTCATGTGATTTGAAGGAGGAAAAGATTTTGAGTGGAGGTAGTGAAGAAGGCAGACAACATGAAGGGCAAAGACCTCTTCTGACAGACTTATTAATAGGGCACCGGGCTGCGTGCAGCTGACGCTTGGCATGACTTTGgtagaaggtgggggaggggatagaAGTATGGGCAGCTGTGTACATTGCAGGGAAGGATTGGCTGGACTGAGAACGAACACCTCTGAAATCCTGAAGTGGGACAAGGAACCAGACGTGAGGAAAGTTAGGCTGCCAGCGCCTGCTATAGTTTATTTGTGAATTAAATGGGGAAAGAGAGTATCAGTCTAAGGGGAGATCAGGAGGTTCCTCCTCATCAGAATCAAACTCAACATTCTCATCTTTTACCCATCCACCTCGTCCATCTGGAATCCATccagagctagaaacatcagagaAAACAGAATTGGTCAGGAAAGGTTTATTAAGTCAGTGGGATAGGAAAAAACAATTCAGAAGGTTTGAAAAGAGGAGGGTCATAGGAAAAAGGGAAGAGTGATTCTGCATACTCACCTTCGAAGAGTGAGGTAATGATCCAGGGCTCGTCTTCTCGTGGGGCTCATAGGTGCAGGGGATGACACAGCTGCTGACTCCTTAGTCTGTGGGCCTGCCCCCGGCTCAGGGTCGCTACTGGGTTTCCCACTTGGTTGTTCAGCCTCTGGGGGTAGCAGAGGGGAAGGTGAGACAGAGGGACGAGGAGCTTCTGGCCTGGGTAGAGAAGAATCAAAATCTGTCAAAGCAGTCAAGGGAAGGGCCATTTCTCCTGTGACTCCCAACCCCTTGGAGCAGTGTTTCCTAAATTGTGTTCATCAAGACATTCACGTGGCTCTTGTCTGTCTGGCTCAGTAGATAGGGCATTGGCCTGTGggatgaagggtcccgggttccatccagtcaagggcatgtacctcagttgcaggctccatccctggccctggtcagggcacatgtgggaggcaaccagttgatgtgtccttgcatcaatgtttctctgtgtctctccccctcccttccactctttctaaaaatcaatggaaaaatatcctctagtggggattaaaaaaaaaagaaaagaaaaagatattaatATGTCCTTCATAGAAAGGCTTTTGCAATCAAATGAATTTAGGAAACGCtaggttaaaaatatttaagttttttatcttAAGACTTTGTAGATCCCTATTCTTCAAAAGTATCCTActttggggtgggaagagatcaaccacataacttgtatacatatatgcataacccatggacacagacaatagggtaggtagtgaaggcctggggcaaggggcagaggtgggctagatggggtcaatggggtagaaaaggggacatatgtaatattttcaacaataaagatttaattttttaaaaagtatcctactttggccctagccggtttggctcactggatagagcgtcggcctttggactgaggggggccaggttcgattccggtcaagggcatgtaccttggttgcaggcacatccccaataaggggtatgcaggaggcagttgatcgatgcttctctctcatcgacatttctaactctctatccctctcccttcctctctgtaaaaaaatcaataaaaatatattttttaattcttttttaaaaatatattttattgattttagagaggaagggagagggagagagggatagaaacatcaatgatgagagagaatcattgattggctgtctcttgcacgccccctactggggatcaaggccgcaacctgggagacctttcagtccgcagactgacgctctatccattgagccaaaccagctagggctaaaatatatttttttaaaaagtatcctaCTTTGTAATTTGACAAAGTGTGATATCCCAAActtttttataaattacaaaattttttcCCCTGAAATACCAGTTAACATCTCCTGAACACTAGTGCTCCTGAGAATACAATTTGGAAAACCATCACTTAAGAACCATCTATGGGGCTTTGAAGGGTGGTGGGCTgcggtggggcggggagggtgactgagcacaaaagaaaaaaagagaactcattgacatggacaacagtgtggtgatagcagGGGGTGGAGGTGCAAGAGGGTATacagggataaatggtgataaaaattaaaaagaaaaaagaaccatcTATCTCCTTTTATCCCTCCCTGTTGGGCTTTCCCACCCCACAGACCTGTACTTTCGGCGACAGCAACTGTTATAGTGAGGAGCTCTGTGCAGAGCATTCTGGGTGATAAGTCGAGTCTGGGTTAACAGAGGAGCCTGGTATGGAGATGGAAAACAGAGTCAGAGCTTCTTTCTAGAAGCCAAAGCCCTTCAAGCCTAAGTTATGCAGTATGGTGCTCCCTGGGAACACACACTTCCATCGCTTGATTACCTCTCCTTTGGTCTCTTCCCTCTCCAGTTCATTCTGCTGTCTTGGACTCTGCTCTATTCCTTTTCCTGACTGCTTCTTGCCATAGAAAAGCTGCAGGCCTGAGGATAAAAGCAAGAGAATTAAAAGCAAAGCACCTTGAGTGATCTgcacacattttattatttttaaatatatatatatttttaatccttactggaGGATCTGACCTtcctttagggaaaaaaaaaaaaagagagagagagagagagacagaggaagggaaagagagaggaaaacaaaaacaaaaacattggtgtgagagagaaacacagatcagTTGCCTCACAAACTCacacctgggatcaaacctgaaacctactAGGtatgaccgggaatggaacccagaaccttttggtatacgggggacattccaaccaacagagccacctggccagggcttaaggGTTTATTTTCCATCTC is a window encoding:
- the SCNM1 gene encoding sodium channel modifier 1; the encoded protein is MSFKREGDDWSQLNVLKKRRVGDLLASYIPEDEALMLRDGRFACAICPHRPVLDTLTMLTAHRAGKKHLSSLQLFYGKKQSGKGIEQSPRQQNELEREETKGEAPLLTQTRLITQNALHRAPHYNSCCRRKYRPEAPRPSVSPSPLLPPEAEQPSGKPSSDPEPGAGPQTKESAAVSSPAPMSPTRRRALDHYLTLRSSGWIPDGRGGWVKDENVEFDSDEEEPPDLPLD